The genome window GTtcatggttttttttaattctacgaCTCTtttattcgttttttttaaataaagttttgtcAGCGACacacgcctggtgcccgtagttagctgagattggctccagcaccccacgacccttgtgaggataagcggttcagaaaatggatgaaggttctgtcattgacatttttaaaagataaaagcagaaggttttttttttcctcttttttgctCCGAAAATTAATCAAACCAAGCACTTAAAGAAACCAAACCGACAGTACATTTTATTGTACCGTAACACCCTTAGTATATATTGAGATGTAATTTTGCCTTGTAAGCCTCTGGTCCTTGATGTCCTCTCCCGAGTGTCAATCAAGGTGATGACAATGACGATGAtgctgataatgatgatgatgcggTTGATGGCAGGCCAAGAATTTGACGTGTAAATATCTCCATGGAAATCTCCTCTGGTATCAGACTCTCCAAAGTATATTCTTGACTGGCATCTGAATGAAACACACAACAAAAAGTAGTAATATTAAAAATCCATCTATTGTTCTCTGCCGATCTGAGGTCGGGTCACTGGTACAGCAGCTTCGACAGGGACGATCAGACTTCCTCCACAACCAATGACCTTTTTGCCCTGGCTGATCCCACCAGGGGTCAGAATTATTAGAACACACTAACTCCACCAATAAAACAAGGGCAGGGTGGGTTACTGTACAAATCCAGTTAACGAACACATACTTTCAGATTTAAAGAAGTCGACCTCTGGACTTTCCTCTTCTTTCACTTCAAAGAGGCCCAACAATGCGCTGAAACACTCTGCCAACTCGTCCTCTGTCATGGCTTCCCCTGTTTCAACATAACACTGATTTGAAAATGGtatagggcacaggtgtcaaagtggcggccccggggccaaatctggcccgccacatcattttatgtggcccgagaaagtatatcatgaatgccggctttctgttttaggatcaaattccaatgactataggtgtatattatatttcctaattttcccctttttaaatcaataatttcaattttgtaatttttgttttttgtttttagttcaaatagcattttgtaaaatctaaaaaataaatatataatattttctgttttccattttaatattgaacatgaaaaattttttccttttgaaatgaaaaacgattaaaagacgttttcctttactaagaaaatattatatctattaaaaaaactgaatatttagggcttttgatccatttcttttaatctgatttaaatatatatatatatatatatatttatatatatatatatatatatatatatatatatagatagatagatagatagatagatagatagatagatagatagatagatagatagatagatagatagatagatagatagatagatagatagatagatagatagatagatagatagatagatagatagatagatagatagatagatagatagatagatagatagatagatagatagatagatatcaattttatatctaaaatggtccggccaacgtgaaatggagttgatgttaatgcggccagcgaaccaactcgagtttgacacccttggtatagggcaggggtaaggaacctatggctcgggagccatatgtggctttccatgggtgcgtatggctctccactaacctgtgaggtaatatggaaatcactggtgagagagctgagtcctgaacgcactaatatgagcgtcactgtggcgttgacactacctctaccaccactttaatcataattttgtgttttattactcttctgcatgcataatctcattgatactgatttattagcaacagcataacaatgttgtcaaaagaattcagagactttttgtactttaaaagtggtgaaatgaccaaaaaaaaacactttatgtttttttccttttcaattctgagaatggctctcaagagataacattagaaaatatgaattgtttatggcgctctctgtcaaaaaggttcccgactccTGGTATAGGGTGACAAGAAATTCTTATTGCTGCCTATGCAATGTCAAAATCATTAAGGTAGCTACTACTGTTCAGTTGAAACGGTTAAAATAACAGCAAGCAAATTCTAATTCCTGTTGGTGTGACCACATTGTGACAGTGAAAAATAATTGGCCCGCAGTGTATTTTAGTTTGTCGATTCATAATCGTACGGGAGGGCTGCATTTTGATTGGATGTATTTTATTGGATACGTGAGTGAGTTAGATATTTCCTGGTTCATGACACAAAAAGTtaagactatttttttattgtataccTTGGAACTGCAGGAGCTCCAGCAGCTGGTCTCTGTGAAGACGGGGCTCTCCCTTTTGTCCGTTGACCTTACCAAGAACCTCGAAAGTTCTGGCTAGCTCATCTGCCGATATGCCAAAAGCCGGACGATGGTTTATGTAGAGTTTGATCAATTCCTCTAGGTTGATGTCGGTGACGTACTCTCCCGTTTCTGCATATTGGCCCAACTTCACCTCATTCAGCATATCTTCAACCTGGACAGAAAAGGACAGTAAAACCATATTTAAAGTtgcggacgtttcgccgatagAGTGGACTAAAGCAgggatgtcaaactcagtttggttcggtGGCCACATTAATGTCAAGTCGATCTCACGTAGCCCAGACCAGTTTGTTTTTGGCCCGTTAAGTTAAGAATATTTCTTTCTCTGCCACAAATACTGAAGAAGTGTACCTCTTGCTCTGTAGGGAAGTAGGCCAAAGCGCGCATGAGGGAAGGCAATTCTGTCAGCGGGATTTTGGTAGACAGCTGCCGTGTGTCCATAGAATCAAGACCTTGATTGTGGATTTGGCAGTAATAGAAAAAGTCTTCGATTTCCTATGATATAGAACATCATTGGCAGAATAAACAAATCCCGCTGTAAACACAGATGATGTTGCAAgtaacatttcaaatcacttaGCTCTAATCAATTGTTTGAAATAGTTGGTGAATTAcaagtttggaaaaaaagatacGGTTACAACAAGTTCAAACACATTATACAAAAAGGCTTTTTTAAGGGAACAAGAAATGTCTCCATATTAAAATGGGACAGGTTCAAACTACTCCAAGATAATGACTCAAAACCTAAGGTACAAACAAAAAGGATGTTAAGCTTAAAAATATGGAGTTGGCCAGCAAAGCAAACTCTAAAAACTTAAACCACATCCAACAGATTTCTCAGAAAAAGATTACATTTCTATTCTACACACAAGTCAACTTGTACGTACTGCCGTTGTTTCTGCTAGAGTTGGCTACTCTGATGAGTCAACTGCTATTAACTAAttccatatttcatttttttcactcaaATTACTAATATGTCATGTGGATTTAAAGAGCAATGAGACATTAATCTACCCAattttagtttgaaaaaaaaaaagaaaattggggTGTCCTAAAACATTGACACTTAGTGTACATATTTACCCTGTAGAATTTTCCATTTCTTCCTCCCTCTAAAAGCGTGTAATATGGCGTCAACTCTTTTCCTCCCAAAGCTGCTGCTCCCTCCAGTGCACTGCATTCACCAGAAAAAGTCAAGTAATTCTCAAAATCACTGCCATTATTGAGCTTGCCAGCTATTACATCTGTGCTGCATCATGACCAACCGATTGTAAGATTTGTACAGATTTTACACTTATTATCGGGTTTCCTAGAACTgattattaaattaaaataattattactTTAATAAATACAGTTACTGCAATTAGCGGCGAGCACTTAGgaagtcggcctcacagctctggggttctgggttcaaatccaggtcacgtccacctgtgtggagtttgcatgttccgggtactccggtttcctcccacattccaaaaacatgcatggtaggctgattggacactctaaaattgcccctaggtatgggtgtgagtgtgcatggttgtccgtctccttgtgccctgcgattggctggccatcgattcagggtgtcccctgcctctgacccagagtcagctgggataggctccagcaccccctgtgaccctaatgaggataaagcggttcagaaaatgagatgagacagttAAACCTATATTTAACGGACCAAGAAATAATGGATTCTTAAATAAGTAAGAGCCCCTCGGAAATGTGCAGTTTTATCACACAGCACAATACTACCACAGTTGTCGAAAGCTTTTGCCCGTTATAAGAGAAAGGTATTTTCATGAGACAGTTACCCATAGCTTATCTTCCATGAAAGGACAGTGCAGTCAGAGCCGCCTGCGGTGAAAACAAATAGTCCATCATGGGAGTAGGCAAAGGCCGAGACGGCAGTTGGATGGCAGACCACCGCTTGGGACTTGTAAGGATTGCCGTCCAGCGGCAGGATCTGCAGGCCTAGCTGGGGGAGGCGCAAGCGGGTCTTGCTCGCTCATAGGGTGATGAAAAGTGCATCATATACGCAAAGTGTACTGACCTTGTCCTCGGTGATATATGCCATGTAATACGCGCCATTCTGAGTTTGTTCGGACGTCGGTAGAATCCCAATTTTCTTAACGGGGCTTCCATATGTTGGCCCGAGAAGGGTCTTTCTGTTAGAATCCATCAGACGCACGTTAGTGCTAACGTTTCGAGTATCCTATCACACAAGTTCAACTTGATTCCTTAGTATTTCACCTGTGGGCTGTGTGACAGACCGCCCCTCTCATTGCCCTGGTTCAATATTTTGCTCGGAGGGACTTCGATCTGGTCACCAGGATTGGTCGACAACTTTTGCGCCAggcatcttcttttttttttgttagattcTATGATTTGATCAATAACTATTCCTCTTATTATGAATATTTGTTTATATCAATAATACTTTAGACTTGAattaatattcaaatatttaaaattgaacttgcgcataaatgtgaaattacttaataaaaattatgaatgtgaaattacttagtaaaaatccaaattatattaagtaaaaaatgttaataaatataaccttcccagcatacaattaaaactattaactattatttgcaatcaagtaatactaagagacatattcaatatttttttttcttctgaaaatgcagagattagattagattagataactttattcatcccatattccggaaatttcattgtcacagtagcaagagggtgagaatacagacacaggaaaatacgttttagacataaataaataggtaataaataaataagctgatatatatagtatatatatatatacatatatatacacacatatatatatatatatatatatgtatatatatatatatatatatatatatatatatatatatatatatatatatatatatatatatatatatatatatatatatataccttcgGGAGAATGATACATGATTAGTTGATGTTTCTCAATATACTGAGAACTAAAATACTGTGACTCCGAATAGTGTTGATGTCATTTACCTGCATTTCTTGGAGGTGCTGTTGAAAAGCTTCATTTTGTATTGATCCGAGGCGACCACCAGAAACTCCTCGGCACTGAGAGGTGGGTACCAGGTCATGCACTTGGGCACTGCGCTCTGCTCAAGCCGATTCGAGTGCAGAATGACCAGCACCCCGTTGTCGCTGGCCTCCACGTCGTACTCCACCTGTTCCAGGAAGTAATGGCTACATGCTCTACTCACAAGCAAACTTTTCAATGATttcaaaatgaatcatttgAATTATCTCCGCATAATTAACCACAAAATAGACAGACTGGATAAAATAGtgtattttttcttatattgTACTTTTTATGATTAACGATATGTCATTTAATGGATAGCTCACAAGCAGGCGATCCATGCCTAGCGTTAACAGTCGGGGCTTGCCGCTGTCCTGGTGTACCCCAAACAAGAGGTCCGTAATAGGCTTGTAGTGGGAGCGATACCTGGCCAAGTAAATCCAATGAGTAGGTTGCATTCGGAACAACGTCACCGCCTTCCCCACATCCTGATAGGAGAGAACTTGATTTATCATCTTGACAACTTTATTTATCATCTTGACTATCCGATTTTGCATGAACAGTTCTTTGGACAAAAGTTGTCAAAACATAGTGGTCAGAAGTTTTGTGAACGAGATTATATATGAAATAATAGGAGCCAGGAGAATGACACAAGAGAGCACGTAAAATGAAGGATTGGATTGCATGTGAAGCAAaatgagaaaggacatgactaGAGTTGCATTACACTAAATATGAGATGAAATTACTAATCCTATAACAAATTGATTAATAGAAGGAAGGAAACGATGTGAAATGGCATAATTAAAGATTAAATGTGTAACAAGAGATGGGACTACACACAAATAGAGATGAGATTTCATGGGGTGGATATTCAGTTGTATAATGCTAACGCAAGCTTCATTTTGAATCCAGAATTCAGGATGGGCGAGCACATGCATGCAGATGTAACATTACTACAAAGTGaataaaacccagaaaaaaatttaCTCTGTGCCTTCCCAGAAAAAGTCATAGAAAATATGTGCGGATgtgaaaagaagaaagaaaaaatgtgtaTGTTATTTTAAACTATGAAATTGGACTGTTGCATCTTAGCCAAGTGCACTTTTTAGTGCAAAATTTATTTCAGATTATGAAAATTAACCGAATGAGATGCGAGTCAAAATATGGGGTCAaatgaaatgtgaaaatataaCGTTGAAATACATTGGAAATCTGATTCCTTACTTACTGCAGTGGCAAGGTACTGGGAGTCATGTGAAAAGCTCATGTGACTGATGCTGTCCGGGGGGTAATCGAAACGCTCCTTGGGATCACTTTGTAACGTGTCAGCATCCAGAAAGTGAACAGCTCCACTTGCAAAACCCACCGCCAGGTAGCGTcctgcacaaaaacaaatgagtttAATAGACAGGCAGATGCAGCTTTGTGATTTGAGCTATTGCTTCACCACCTGCAGACAATCACGCAAGTCTCAAGTCAGAGGCGAGTTGCAAGTCATTTGCTCCGAGTCTCAGGCAAGTTCCAAGTCTTTCCTGTTCTAGGCAAGCCAAGCCGAGTCATGAGGTGATGCCGAGTCATGTTACGAGTTTTTTTCGAATCAAGTTATGAGCTTGTCGAGTTGAGAACAGCGGAGTCAAACCAAGTCACATCAAGCAAGAAACTGAGTAAAGTTTGACTTTTTGGTAATAACGCTGGCGTCGCAAGTCTTGCATTTGACTTTCTGCACTTTGCAAAGGAATGGAAGTTTttaaaatcaaagcggaatacACTGTGAATAACAGAACGAGAAAGAAGAACTTGCAATCCTTAAGGAGCTGTGCCAGCAGGTGGGAATCGTTACGTGCCACAATATGTCTCCAAATGAGTCTTCAGTTTCAGACCTTATTGTCATGAGCAATTCAAGTCTGAGTCTGTTTTTATCGACTTATAATTCTTTCGACTTATAAGTCATTACGGGTCGACTCGAGTCGGAGTCCCTATGACTCAAATACAATTGTCAGCTGAATAATTAGACTTGCGATGACGATTAACGTACATACAGAACATCGATTATTTAAGGATATCAAGAATATAGAATTAAAGCTTTCCATACTGACCTTGTGGGTCAATGGTGACACACTGgatctctttctctttctctacaACTATTTTGCGGATGGTCCGCTTCTGCTGATAGTCCCAGATCTTTAAGATTCCCCTCTGGTTGCCCATGACAAAGGCCGGTCGCTTCGGATGACAGGCCACGGCGTGGATAGTGTCGCAGTTTTCCTGCAGCAGGACACGCCATGTGCCTCTTTCCACAGTCACGTGAATAACTGTAGATGTTGCCGAGGACACCACAAAGTTTCTGCACAAATGAGATGCAATCAGAGATGACATTATATTACAAATGACAAAGGAAATTACAGATGTGACATTACATTGGATCACATATATTGTAATATATGTAAAATAGCTAACAAAACTAATATTTCATAAAGTAAAATGATAGATGAGTTGAAATGCAATAGTAAGAGATCCTCGATTCGAGATGATAACATACCATATTCTAAAGGTTTAAAGGAgattaaattaatttgacaAATAGAAGATAAAATGGAGATGGAATGTCATAAAATGAGAAATAAATTACATAATACACTAGACACGATTATTAGTAAATATCATCATGGCCAAATATCAAGAGAGAGATAAGATTAACATGGGATAGGTAGCTGAGCTGAAGTATAAAATACAAGATAAGAATACTTTAAAGACAACAGAAAAggcagatatatatttttttaaaggcgtcAGTGTGTTTGTTCTATAAATAGGTTATCATTAATGGCCTATTAATAATGTTACCTTTTCATAATTAGGATGGAATGTTGATTaacggaatttacatatactGTTTGTATTGTAGATTCCAataaaatgatagaaaaaatgaatattaacaaAGGTGCGAGTGTGCAAGTATTTGCTCACCTAATTAATAACCTTAATATTATAGTTCTAATATTAAGTGAATCCCAATTTTCAAGCGCCTCCAATCGATTCGTTATTATGCAGATATTTAACACAAACAGTTACATTGCAACTAAGCAATACAAATACAAAGcaattctgacatttttttggaatgttatTGCTCAAAcacctaaattaaaaaaaaacattctttttttttttcaaaacagcaTCACTAAAATGCTCAATGCTTTGCATTCAATTGATTGGATCATTGCTTAACTAATCAATGTATGGACGCATTGAGGTGGCGTTACAAACACAGCATTTACTGTGATACCATGTACAAATATAGAATTGATGTCATGAGatcacaaaaaaaacctacctgCCAAGTGCTGGTTTGTCATCAATGGTGCCGTCTTCCAAAAAGCCTCTCTCaaattctttagaaaacgaTATGGAAACAATGGGGTCCAGATGCATTTGGGTGAACCAGGTCAGGAGCAGCATATTTTCATCGTAAAAGTTGATGTGGCCTCGTGTGTCTCCTGTGACAATGCAACTGTCACAATAAAGAAACATTTACAAGTGAAGAATCCCAGTCAAGCCTTACAGAGTGAATGCTAAAGAACTGGCATTCAATTGAAATAGATAACTTCCAAATCAGGAATTAATAATACTAATATATCATCTGACTGACTCCAATCAGAAGGAATGATGAGTAGATATTTGGATAACAACATACTGTTtctaatgaaaacaaattgcTCAAATGCTaatgtactaaaatgtgtttaatagtactaaaatttgacagatttcgcgggggagagagagggacacggcaacgcgctcgtaacataacataaacaaatttaaatgaacttggattacgatgcagacacactccaaaataagtttaatctaaccttacactaaacttaattctaattttgttttaaattttgatacctttcttctcccggctctatttgccccgcccccaccctgactttcagatggaacctatcgagggttgtttgcttttgtattcccttcaaaatattccgaaaatgatgcacacaaatgtcctcacaataggataacacacgaccacttgccaacgagaagtagtatatacgtcattcgcactgactaacggggaaaaaaacattgaaaaactgcattgctccgcccagtgctcgcagagacattacacgagggagttgcgacgggaaagccagtgcccatgatgttcttatgagcagcctctcgcgtccgctgtctgctcgtatatcaaaatttgcctcgtatctcaagataaatatttgctcaaaattttactcgtatctcaaaattctcgtatgtcggggcactcgtatgtcgaggtaccactgcactTAGTAAGGGGACCATACGTCTTGCATTATGCAACaaagtgtatatgtgtgtgcgttggtccttgctaaaatggaaaaccaCCTGACTTATATAATGGTAGGGGTGGGCCAGAAACCAGTGATGACACTGGACTTCAGTCTATGACGGGGAAAAAAGCTGGCGTTTTTAGCCCACCTAAAACTTCAAAAATGAGACCTAAAGAGTTTCTGATTCAGAACTCACTCAT of Stigmatopora argus isolate UIUO_Sarg chromosome 5, RoL_Sarg_1.0, whole genome shotgun sequence contains these proteins:
- the cfap251 gene encoding cilia- and flagella-associated protein 251 isoform X1, translating into MSEVRFPETPSKSHLSSIDKLRRSRESRVSSASKETLFTQELPNSTMHALSLDWVSGVNSSLPVYVLQDHSQLVFLYAGANVGILYNHTTNSQHILQGHICPISCMCVSEDRRWIATADQNEKSTVILWDSYTGIPVHTLFDCHSEGGVIAIGFSGDAKQLVTLGRESQQNVFIWDWTNEATEPLWLAELSPEYGYQNHIIFNPKNSTQLLSSSEIQVLFYSTAQRCLEYVPLKVIKMGDVTTLELNTSLFPQSTPEFCEMLKMAGGPLSPSVFHWREFRIITPTRAGVVMIWELNQDLEANQRLSRDRVKIISLHGHAITVLVTVDNCIVTGDTRGHINFYDENMLLLTWFTQMHLDPIVSISFSKEFERGFLEDGTIDDKPALGRNFVVSSATSTVIHVTVERGTWRVLLQENCDTIHAVACHPKRPAFVMGNQRGILKIWDYQQKRTIRKIVVEKEKEIQCVTIDPQGRYLAVGFASGAVHFLDADTLQSDPKERFDYPPDSISHMSFSHDSQYLATADVGKAVTLFRMQPTHWIYLARYRSHYKPITDLLFGVHQDSGKPRLLTLGMDRLLVEYDVEASDNGVLVILHSNRLEQSAVPKCMTWYPPLSAEEFLVVASDQYKMKLFNSTSKKCRKTLLGPTYGSPVKKIGILPTSEQTQNGAYYMAYITEDKLGLQILPLDGNPYKSQAVVCHPTAVSAFAYSHDGLFVFTAGGSDCTVLSWKISYGALEGAAALGGKELTPYYTLLEGGRNGKFYREIEDFFYYCQIHNQGLDSMDTRQLSTKIPLTELPSLMRALAYFPTEQEVEDMLNEVKLGQYAETGEYVTDINLEELIKLYINHRPAFGISADELARTFEVLGKVNGQKGEPRLHRDQLLELLQFQGEAMTEDELAECFSALLGLFEVKEEESPEVDFFKSENASQEYTLESLIPEEISMEIFTRQILGLPSTASSSLSASSSLSSP
- the cfap251 gene encoding cilia- and flagella-associated protein 251 isoform X2 is translated as MHWLSLDWVSGVNSSLPVYVLQDHSQLVFLYAGANVGILYNHTTNSQHILQGHICPISCMCVSEDRRWIATADQNEKSTVILWDSYTGIPVHTLFDCHSEGGVIAIGFSGDAKQLVTLGRESQQNVFIWDWTNEATEPLWLAELSPEYGYQNHIIFNPKNSTQLLSSSEIQVLFYSTAQRCLEYVPLKVIKMGDVTTLELNTSLFPQSTPEFCEMLKMAGGPLSPSVFHWREFRIITPTRAGVVMIWELNQDLEANQRLSRDRVKIISLHGHAITVLVTVDNCIVTGDTRGHINFYDENMLLLTWFTQMHLDPIVSISFSKEFERGFLEDGTIDDKPALGRNFVVSSATSTVIHVTVERGTWRVLLQENCDTIHAVACHPKRPAFVMGNQRGILKIWDYQQKRTIRKIVVEKEKEIQCVTIDPQGRYLAVGFASGAVHFLDADTLQSDPKERFDYPPDSISHMSFSHDSQYLATADVGKAVTLFRMQPTHWIYLARYRSHYKPITDLLFGVHQDSGKPRLLTLGMDRLLVEYDVEASDNGVLVILHSNRLEQSAVPKCMTWYPPLSAEEFLVVASDQYKMKLFNSTSKKCRKTLLGPTYGSPVKKIGILPTSEQTQNGAYYMAYITEDKLGLQILPLDGNPYKSQAVVCHPTAVSAFAYSHDGLFVFTAGGSDCTVLSWKISYGALEGAAALGGKELTPYYTLLEGGRNGKFYREIEDFFYYCQIHNQGLDSMDTRQLSTKIPLTELPSLMRALAYFPTEQEVEDMLNEVKLGQYAETGEYVTDINLEELIKLYINHRPAFGISADELARTFEVLGKVNGQKGEPRLHRDQLLELLQFQGEAMTEDELAECFSALLGLFEVKEEESPEVDFFKSENASQEYTLESLIPEEISMEIFTRQILGLPSTASSSLSASSSLSSP